The following is a genomic window from Thermodesulfobacteriota bacterium.
ATGGCATGGTACAGCGGTGTTCCTGCTGAATGGTATCAATTCTATTATAGGGCCACGGGCGAGTATGCACTATTTTATTGGATAATGGTTGTATGTAACGTACTAATTCCTCTGCCTCTTTGGTTTAAGAGTATGAGGCAAAACATAGTAGTCCTATTTATAATTTCAATCTTTATTAATATTGGTATGTGGTTTGAAAGATTTAACATTATCGTGATTTCTCTATCACGCGGATTTGATCCTGCGGCGTGGGGTATATACAAGCCTTCATGGGTTGAAATAGGTATTACCGTTGGAAGTTTTGCATGGTTCTTTATGTTCTTCTTAATTTTCTTAAAGACCCTTCCTTCAGTTTCAATTGCAGAGATGAAGGAAATATTGCCTGTACCTAAGAAGGAGGCAAAATCACAATGAGCGAAAAACAAGGCGTTTTAGGAATATTCTCATACGTAGATGTAACCGTGGAGACGGTTAAAAAGCTTAAAGAAGCAGGTTTTAATAAGCTTAGGGTATTCTCACCAGTTCCTAATCATGAAATTGAAGATGTTATGGATGTACCGGAGAGCCCTGTTAGATTTTTTACACTATTTGGAGCTATGCTAGGAGCAGCTTGCGGAGTAGGATTCACAGTGCTTATGTCTTCGGATTGGCCAATATCTGTAAGTGCAAAGCCGATTGTTTCGCTTCCGCCATTTATGGTGATTATATTTGAGCTTACGATTTTAATGGGGGCGCTATCAACACTTTTGGGTCTATTAATTAACTCAAGAATTAGAAATGATGCTCCAAAATCTATGTATGATGCCAGATTTTCAGTGGATAAATTTGGCATTATGGTTGAATGTTCTAAAGAAGGCGTTGAAGGAGCTCAGGAAATATTAAATGCTCAGGGCGCTGAGGAAGTGAAAGTTGACGGTATATAAAGGTTTTGAATATCTAGGAGGTAAGACAGGATTGTTTTTTAGAAATAAGAAATATTATCTGCTACTACTGCCTGTATTATTATTGATGGGTACGCTTAAAGCCGACGCTTTCCCATGGTCTTATGATATGTGGATTCAGCCTTCTATTCTTCCATATGAAGAGCCTGTTATATATCCGGCTCTTTCAGTAACAACCACAGGACTAAGGATAAAACCGCTTCCTAGAGAAGATTTTGAAAACATTACACAAAGTCCGATTGCCTCCACGCCAGAGTCGCTTGATGAGGGCGAGAAATACTACAATAGATACTGTTATGTTTGCCACGGTATGGAAGGTCTAGGAGACGGACCAGTTATTAAAAGAGGGTTTTATCCTCTTAACCTGACAACTCCTGGAGTTATTGCTAGAACAGACGGCTACATATATGCATACATAAGATACGGCGGAAAGGTAATGATGCCTAGCTACCGAGAGAGTATTACAGAAGATCAGGCTTGGGACATTGTGAATTACGTTAGAAAGCTGCAGGGCGATCCAGTTAAGGAAACAGCTGCAGAACCACCTTCAGATACAGAGCAGTCAGCTGATACTGAATCACCTGAATCTGAGAACACCCAACAGGAGAGCGCTGAGTAAGATGGATGAGCACATTAGAGAAGAAATACTAGCCAAAAGATCGCTGATTCCTATCTGGTCTATATACCTATTCCTAATTCTAGCCGTAGTTGGTTTTGGGACCTTTGTCTTTAACATTATGGGATCTGAAGAGTCTGCAAAAGCCGCATGGGAAATATTTTTAATCAACTTTCTATACTGGACAGTAATAGCCCAGGCCGGAATTATTTTCTCCTGTATACTTCGTATAACAAATGCTAGATGGGCACGGCCGCTTTTAAGAGTAAGCGAGGGCCTTAGTGCTTTCATTCCTATATCATTTGTACTTCTTATTATTGTATTCTTAGGAAGAGACTATGTGCTGCCTTATGCAACCGAACACTACCATCATCCAAGAGATGTTTGGCTTAAT
Proteins encoded in this region:
- a CDS encoding hydrogenase, producing MAWYSGVPAEWYQFYYRATGEYALFYWIMVVCNVLIPLPLWFKSMRQNIVVLFIISIFINIGMWFERFNIIVISLSRGFDPAAWGIYKPSWVEIGITVGSFAWFFMFFLIFLKTLPSVSIAEMKEILPVPKKEAKSQ
- a CDS encoding DUF3341 domain-containing protein, yielding MSEKQGVLGIFSYVDVTVETVKKLKEAGFNKLRVFSPVPNHEIEDVMDVPESPVRFFTLFGAMLGAACGVGFTVLMSSDWPISVSAKPIVSLPPFMVIIFELTILMGALSTLLGLLINSRIRNDAPKSMYDARFSVDKFGIMVECSKEGVEGAQEILNAQGAEEVKVDGI
- a CDS encoding cytochrome c; translation: MTVYKGFEYLGGKTGLFFRNKKYYLLLLPVLLLMGTLKADAFPWSYDMWIQPSILPYEEPVIYPALSVTTTGLRIKPLPREDFENITQSPIASTPESLDEGEKYYNRYCYVCHGMEGLGDGPVIKRGFYPLNLTTPGVIARTDGYIYAYIRYGGKVMMPSYRESITEDQAWDIVNYVRKLQGDPVKETAAEPPSDTEQSADTESPESENTQQESAE